The Mycolicibacterium fluoranthenivorans DNA window CCCAGATCAATGTCCGCTCCGATGACGGCGACGTGACCGTCGATACGCTCAGATGAGCGCGCCGATGATCTGGGCGGCCGGGCCCGTCGTGATACTCCGGAATCCAGTGCCGGCCCAGATATTGGTGGCCTGCGGGTCCCCGGCCCGCACCGATGCGGCGCGTACCGGACTGGTCAGGTAGTGCACCTCCGGGTATCCCAGCGGCGCCTTCTCGTCATGCTCGTCGATGAACCTGTTGCGTAAACCGCGCGCGTATCGTCCCGAGAAGGCCTTGGTGACAACGGTTTCGGTGAATGCGGGATCCTGCAGCGCGGCACGGTGCACCGGGCTGCTGCCGGCCTCGTCGGCGAGCAGGAAGGCGGTGCCCAGCTGGGCCGCGGCCGCACCGGCGTCCAGCGCCCGGCCCACATCCTGCGCCGTCACCAGGCCACCGGCGGCCACCACCGGTACCCCCGTCGCCGCGAGCACCTCGGCCAGCAGCTCATCGAGGGGTTGAGCGGCCGGGCGGGCGGCGGGATCGTAGGTGCCGCGGTGTCCACCGGCGGCCGGGCCCTGGACCGCCAACGCGTCGACACCCTTGCCCACCGCTTCCTGCGCCTCGGTGAGCGTGGTCACGGTGGCGACGGTCGTGATACCCGCGGCGCGGAGCCGGGCGGACTCCTCGGCGCTGGGCGAACCGAAGGTGAAGGACACCACCTCCGGCCGGATGTCGAGCACGACCTCGAGTTTTGCCGCCCAGTCGTCATCGTTGAACTTCGGCTCGCCCAGCGACACGCCATAGCGTGCCGCCTCACCGGCCAACTCCGCGATGTACCGGTCGATATCGCCGGGTTGCACGGCGCTGGGCTGGGGCGCAAAGAGATTCACCCCGAGAGGTCGCGTCGTGAGCTTACGGGTGGCGGTCAGCCGTTCGGCGAACGTGTCGGCCGAGAGATAGCCGGCCGCGACGAACCCGAGACCACCGGCCTCCGACCCGGCCGCGGCAAGCTCCGGGGTGGACGGACCACCTGCCATCGGCGCCACCAGGATCGGAACCGCCAGGTCGTTCAGGTTGAACTCACCCATCACCTACCGCCTTCGCTTCGTCCGTCTCAGCCGTGACCGCGTTCGGTCTCCTGGCCCAGGTAGTCGGCGGCCAGGGTCGCCACATGGACGGGCAGCTCACCGGTGGCCACATCGGCGAGCGTGGTCTGTTCCAGCACCGAGCGCATGCTGGCGCGCAGCGCCCGCCACACATCGGTGAGCGCCGCGGTCGGACCGGAGTACGGCAGGTCGCCCAGGCCGATATCGCGCACGCTGGCCAGCGGCCCGTCGATACAGCGCAGCACATCGGCGATGCTGATCTCGGCGGCGGGACGGGCCAACTCGTATCCACCGTCGCGGCCGCGGTGACTGCGCACCAGCCGGTCGGTGCGCAGGTCGGAGAGGATGTCCACGAGGAACTGGGCCGGGATGCCCTGCGCCTTGGCCAGGTCATCGGTCTTGACCAGGCCACCGTCGCCGACGGTGGCCAGCTGGACCATGGCACGCACGGCGTACTCCGCCTTCGCCGACATGCGCATACTGCGGATTCTGCCAGGCGCGCCGGTCAGCGCAGCGGCGGCGCCACGTTGCGCACGGTCCCGGTCATGCCGCGCACCGAGTCGGGCACCGGAATCGACGGGTCGCAGTCGGGCGCCTCCTCCGGCGTCCCGTAGGACAGCGATAGCGGTACCACACCCGCCCAGGCACCGGCCTCGACATCGGATTCGGGGTCCTCCGACCAGCCCGCGCTAACCTTGAGCGACCAGTTGTCGGCACCGATCGGCATCCGCAGCGCCACGCTCGCGACCAGCTCTTTGCGGGTACTCGGTCGCAGTTCGGCCACCCGTCCGGGGATGAAGGTGTCCGTCAGGGCGTTCAGGTAGTCGGCTTTCTCCGCCTCGGGGACCGCCTCGAAGGTCCCGAACAGAACGGCACTGCGGTAGCGGAATGAGGACTCGAAACCGCTGCGCGCCACCACCACCCCGTCCAGGGTCGTCACCGACACCGCCGCGGCCGCCCCGTCCTCCAGCGCACGCAGCCACGGCGACCCCGTGGAACCGTGGATCACCAATTCGTCTGCCAGACGTGCGAATCCGATCGGGATCGCGAGGGGATGCCCGTCACGCACCAGGGCGACCGT harbors:
- a CDS encoding nitronate monooxygenase; this translates as MGEFNLNDLAVPILVAPMAGGPSTPELAAAGSEAGGLGFVAAGYLSADTFAERLTATRKLTTRPLGVNLFAPQPSAVQPGDIDRYIAELAGEAARYGVSLGEPKFNDDDWAAKLEVVLDIRPEVVSFTFGSPSAEESARLRAAGITTVATVTTLTEAQEAVGKGVDALAVQGPAAGGHRGTYDPAARPAAQPLDELLAEVLAATGVPVVAAGGLVTAQDVGRALDAGAAAAQLGTAFLLADEAGSSPVHRAALQDPAFTETVVTKAFSGRYARGLRNRFIDEHDEKAPLGYPEVHYLTSPVRAASVRAGDPQATNIWAGTGFRSITTGPAAQIIGALI
- a CDS encoding Rrf2 family transcriptional regulator, with protein sequence MRMSAKAEYAVRAMVQLATVGDGGLVKTDDLAKAQGIPAQFLVDILSDLRTDRLVRSHRGRDGGYELARPAAEISIADVLRCIDGPLASVRDIGLGDLPYSGPTAALTDVWRALRASMRSVLEQTTLADVATGELPVHVATLAADYLGQETERGHG
- a CDS encoding pyridoxamine 5'-phosphate oxidase family protein, producing the protein MNTQSPTSPPSTRVTRLREKQDTSRDGLYELLDSTPLATVALVRDGHPLAIPIGFARLADELVIHGSTGSPWLRALEDGAAAAVSVTTLDGVVVARSGFESSFRYRSAVLFGTFEAVPEAEKADYLNALTDTFIPGRVAELRPSTRKELVASVALRMPIGADNWSLKVSAGWSEDPESDVEAGAWAGVVPLSLSYGTPEEAPDCDPSIPVPDSVRGMTGTVRNVAPPLR